The following are from one region of the Amycolatopsis lurida genome:
- a CDS encoding NAD(P)-dependent oxidoreductase — MITLIGLGPMGQAMVRVLLENGHGVTVWNRTAARADDVVAAGAVRAATPADAVAASDLVLLSLTDYAAMYDILGKAEDALAGKVIVNLSSDTPEKTREAADWVKARGGQFIAGGVMVPAELVGKDEAYVFYSGPADVFEKHRETLALIGRPDFLGEDVRLAQLFYQAQLDIFLTSLSVFLHASALVRSAGVPAQKFLPYAKDNFTMMDFYLDAAVEQIENGEHPGDDANVTMMGATADHIVQASRDAGVDLALPEAVKSHYDRAIAAGHGRSSWTSLFEIIKADRK; from the coding sequence ATGATCACACTGATCGGGCTCGGCCCGATGGGACAGGCCATGGTCCGGGTGCTCCTGGAGAACGGCCACGGAGTGACCGTCTGGAACCGCACCGCCGCCCGTGCGGACGACGTCGTCGCCGCGGGTGCGGTGCGCGCCGCGACCCCCGCGGACGCGGTTGCGGCGTCGGATCTGGTGCTGCTGAGCCTCACCGACTACGCCGCGATGTACGACATCCTTGGCAAGGCCGAGGATGCCTTGGCGGGCAAGGTGATCGTCAACCTCAGCTCGGACACCCCGGAGAAGACCCGCGAAGCCGCGGACTGGGTCAAGGCCAGGGGCGGGCAGTTCATCGCCGGTGGCGTGATGGTGCCCGCCGAACTGGTGGGCAAGGACGAGGCGTACGTCTTCTACAGCGGCCCGGCCGACGTCTTCGAGAAGCACCGCGAAACCCTGGCGCTGATCGGGCGACCGGACTTCCTCGGTGAGGACGTCCGGCTGGCGCAGCTGTTCTACCAGGCGCAGCTGGACATCTTCCTGACCTCGCTTTCGGTGTTCCTGCACGCGAGCGCGCTGGTCCGCTCGGCAGGCGTGCCCGCGCAGAAGTTCCTTCCGTACGCCAAGGACAACTTCACGATGATGGATTTCTACCTGGACGCCGCGGTCGAACAGATCGAGAACGGCGAGCACCCCGGCGACGACGCCAACGTGACCATGATGGGCGCGACGGCCGACCACATCGTCCAGGCGAGCCGGGACGCCGGGGTCGACTTGGCCTTGCCCGAGGCGGTCAAGTCGCACTACGACCGGGCGATCGCCGCCGGCCACGGGCGTAGCTCGTGGACGAGCCTCTTCGAGATCATCAAGGCGGACCGCAAGTAA
- a CDS encoding FtsX-like permease family protein: protein MPWRAAPKAALTSPLTLIIAAVTTLLACFLGTAAVLQASAAGGAAVTYQSGMVCPDYYGPVFSKDNVPAAVAPQVVDSVRRNAPAHGFSAPVTSRYTPYLFGTEFNGDPNYKVVLAHRDQATQGHLDVASGSAGAGFLLGTVVAGAENIKVGATPSIKGTPIPPVTGLYRDLPDPAPRWWCSQQRNAVVSRLANDPLDSVMFAHDGKTFDDTVRALGIPTIKTLHMSFYEAPPKTVSEAEDLQERSKALIAAVKADLGSRGLGDAIVGSLPFERSVEISKQAESNVLISILPLAAISILVGCAGIGTVALQWYQRRHPQLRLLSARGSGPGALGLLAVAELGLPIVAGGAAGAVLARLLLGLYGPPGELDDGATFWGSLVAAAILLISLALLAGVISVRTHREFELGRVRSGGRKKVKFLAFFPWELLTAGVALLGWNRLVDYSKGSRIGNPLPQVDPLALTYPVFVVLTVGLVAARLAWLALHASHRARLWSRPALQLAIRRLASARAPVTGVLVIGTLAIGTLATGIGIARGQEEALQTKSAIFVGAETRVDTESVVGTGKVTLPASVSGSTTIVGELTGTGNVVLVVDPRTFRQAATLGPLDGAEVDRLLSGLSGQGAGVPAIRIGHDAAQKTTLPAGLADAEAIGELPMFPIIGTKAGYVISRESLTEAQLRTVPKWSVLSSSSMTQVTEALASVGVVTAVNRVTRESALDALPFYVVSWTFSFMALLGAVLGVVAVLSLLVAVEVRRRQNALAGALVLRMGMRPRALLASHLMELGTLSGLAVVIGVVCGVSVAGLSVPRFDPATFLPPQSALPDPTPLALTVLAVGVLVVALAGWIAMRSVRTARTAELIRA, encoded by the coding sequence ATGCCGTGGCGAGCGGCTCCGAAGGCGGCACTGACCAGTCCCCTGACGTTGATCATCGCCGCGGTGACCACCTTGCTGGCGTGTTTCCTCGGAACCGCGGCCGTCCTGCAGGCCTCGGCCGCGGGTGGCGCGGCCGTGACGTATCAGTCCGGCATGGTGTGCCCGGACTATTACGGGCCGGTTTTCAGCAAGGACAACGTGCCCGCAGCGGTGGCTCCGCAGGTCGTCGACTCGGTCCGCCGGAACGCCCCGGCGCACGGCTTCTCCGCGCCGGTCACCTCCCGCTACACGCCGTACCTCTTCGGCACCGAGTTCAACGGTGACCCCAACTACAAGGTCGTTCTCGCCCATCGTGACCAGGCCACGCAGGGCCATCTCGACGTGGCGAGCGGATCCGCGGGCGCCGGTTTCCTGCTCGGCACCGTCGTCGCCGGAGCGGAGAACATCAAGGTAGGGGCCACTCCGAGCATCAAGGGCACCCCGATTCCTCCGGTGACCGGGCTGTACCGCGACCTTCCCGACCCGGCGCCGCGCTGGTGGTGCTCGCAGCAGCGGAACGCCGTCGTCAGCAGGCTCGCCAACGATCCGCTCGACTCGGTCATGTTCGCCCACGACGGCAAGACCTTCGACGACACCGTCCGCGCGCTGGGCATCCCGACGATCAAGACGCTGCACATGTCGTTCTACGAGGCTCCGCCCAAGACGGTGAGCGAAGCCGAAGACCTGCAGGAACGTTCGAAGGCCCTCATCGCCGCGGTCAAGGCGGATCTGGGCTCCCGCGGCCTCGGTGACGCGATCGTCGGGTCGCTGCCGTTCGAGCGCTCGGTCGAGATCAGCAAGCAGGCGGAATCGAACGTCCTGATCTCGATCCTGCCGCTCGCGGCCATCAGCATTCTCGTCGGCTGCGCGGGGATCGGCACCGTCGCGTTGCAGTGGTACCAGCGGCGGCACCCGCAGCTGAGACTGCTGTCCGCGCGGGGCAGCGGCCCCGGGGCGCTGGGGCTGCTCGCGGTCGCCGAACTCGGGCTTCCGATCGTCGCCGGTGGCGCGGCGGGCGCTGTGCTCGCCCGGTTGTTGCTCGGGCTTTACGGACCACCAGGTGAACTGGACGACGGCGCGACGTTCTGGGGATCGCTGGTCGCGGCCGCGATCCTGCTCATCTCCCTCGCGCTGCTCGCCGGGGTGATCTCCGTCCGGACCCATCGGGAGTTCGAGCTCGGGCGCGTCCGCTCCGGAGGGCGCAAGAAGGTGAAGTTCCTGGCCTTCTTCCCGTGGGAACTGCTCACCGCAGGTGTCGCCCTGCTCGGCTGGAACCGGCTCGTCGACTACAGCAAGGGTTCGCGGATCGGCAATCCGCTCCCCCAGGTCGACCCGCTCGCCCTCACGTATCCGGTGTTCGTCGTGCTCACGGTCGGGCTCGTCGCCGCACGACTGGCCTGGCTCGCCCTGCACGCGTCGCATCGCGCCCGGCTGTGGTCCCGGCCCGCGTTGCAGCTGGCGATCCGGCGGCTCGCCAGCGCCCGCGCACCGGTCACCGGTGTACTCGTGATCGGCACGCTCGCCATCGGGACCCTGGCCACCGGCATCGGTATCGCGCGCGGTCAGGAAGAGGCCCTGCAGACGAAGTCCGCCATCTTCGTCGGGGCCGAGACCAGGGTCGACACCGAAAGCGTCGTCGGCACCGGGAAGGTCACGCTGCCCGCCTCGGTCAGCGGCAGCACCACGATCGTCGGCGAGCTGACCGGCACCGGCAATGTCGTGCTGGTCGTGGACCCGCGAACCTTCAGGCAGGCCGCCACGCTCGGTCCGCTCGACGGCGCCGAGGTCGACCGGCTGCTGAGCGGTCTGTCGGGTCAGGGCGCCGGTGTCCCGGCCATCCGGATCGGACACGACGCCGCCCAGAAGACCACGCTGCCCGCCGGTCTCGCCGATGCCGAGGCGATCGGCGAACTGCCGATGTTCCCGATCATCGGCACCAAGGCCGGTTACGTGATCTCGCGGGAATCGCTCACCGAGGCGCAGTTGCGCACCGTGCCCAAGTGGAGCGTGCTCTCCAGCTCGTCGATGACGCAGGTGACTGAAGCGCTGGCCTCCGTGGGGGTGGTGACGGCGGTCAACCGCGTCACCCGTGAGTCCGCGCTCGACGCGCTCCCGTTCTACGTGGTGTCGTGGACGTTCTCGTTCATGGCCCTGCTCGGGGCCGTGCTCGGCGTGGTGGCAGTGCTGTCGCTGCTGGTCGCGGTCGAGGTCCGACGGCGCCAGAACGCGCTGGCCGGCGCTCTGGTGCTGCGGATGGGTATGCGGCCGCGTGCCCTGCTGGCGAGTCATCTGATGGAACTGGGGACCCTGAGCGGGCTCGCCGTGGTCATCGGTGTCGTATGCGGTGTCTCGGTCGCGGGGCTTTCGGTGCCGCGGTTCGATCCGGCGACGTTCCTCCCGCCGCAGTCCGCGCTGCCCGACCCGACCCCGCTCGCCCTGACCGTGCTCGCCGTCGGTGTGCTCGTCGTGGCGCTGGCGGGCTGGATCGCGATGCGCTCGGTGCGCACCGCCCGGACCGCGGAGTTGATCCGTGCCTGA
- a CDS encoding BTAD domain-containing putative transcriptional regulator: MRFGVLGPLAVWTTAGEPVVVPEAKVRLLLAGLLSRDGRAASVSSLTDDLWGEHPPGNPGNTLQTKVSQLRRALERAEPGARELVTHQPAGYVLAVEPGDLDVHRFRALTARARDAVDPRARAALLADALALWRGPAYAGFEDEPFAVAAAQRLEEERLLAEEERAEARLALGEHGVLTGELAGLVSRHPLRERLRGLLMRALYAAGRHSEALEAYAELRVRLRDESGLEPGPELAALHQAILTRSPDLEPVRAARPVRGNLPEALTELIGRTTAVKEVVALVTDARLVTLTGPGGVGKTRLAIEAASKLQMGDGTWLVELAGLDNVECPTCPPEDLVAVVLAAVLDLREDATSTGTLTQSLADALRDKEILLVLDNCEQIVEPVAALVERLLATAPRLRVLATSQEPLGLPGENVWAVPPLELPELPDFAAVRESSAVRLFAARAAAAAPGFALDAENAAVVARICRTLDGIPLALELAATRVRTLGVHELFARLDDRFALLSSGRRGGPRRQQTLRAMIDWSWSLLSEPEQIVLRRLAVHAEGCGLDAAESVCAGGEIAAGDVLDLVSRLVDRSLVVSRPGTSGAPRFRLLESVSAFALDHAEQTGELDDLYLRHARFHVELAERGDTGLRGREQRRWLDRLDAEGANIRRALETLLRQGEHRLALRLVNATAWFWFLRGRLTEAKRSLDLVLGTEAATGDEYAQALGWRTGIAVLDGTATEGAAEETVWGITDPLVRARTLWFLGYAWSTVGDLCRAEKLTLGALDTARDLGDDWSAAAALSDRAAHLIAGGDLTGGGRIAAQSAAVFDGLGERWGWLQASFVIGMLASIAGDYDHAARVHRESLRRAEELELWPEVSYKLSWLGRTALLTGDFEEAKEFHERARTLAVEHSFKPGEVYAETGLALGARRQGLFEEAEQRLLSILDWHRRVESEAGSTLILAELGFIAEQRGDAVAAKRLHLDGLAIARHSEDPRAIALGLEGLAGAEAADGSYHLAARLLGAAAASRRSVGAPLPKAERVDVDRITDMIVAAIGETAFSAESQAGEVTPIDRLVTDSQ; encoded by the coding sequence GTGCGATTCGGAGTGCTGGGACCACTCGCCGTGTGGACGACCGCGGGCGAGCCCGTCGTCGTACCCGAGGCGAAGGTCCGCCTCCTGCTCGCGGGGCTGCTCAGCCGCGACGGCAGGGCGGCGTCGGTGTCGTCGTTGACCGACGACCTGTGGGGCGAGCATCCGCCGGGCAATCCGGGCAACACCCTGCAGACGAAGGTCTCCCAGCTGCGTCGCGCGCTGGAGCGCGCCGAGCCCGGCGCGCGGGAACTCGTGACGCACCAGCCGGCCGGGTATGTCCTCGCCGTCGAGCCGGGCGACCTGGACGTCCATCGGTTCCGCGCGCTCACCGCCCGTGCCCGTGACGCCGTCGACCCGCGCGCCCGTGCCGCTTTGCTGGCGGATGCGCTGGCGTTGTGGCGAGGGCCCGCGTACGCCGGATTCGAGGACGAGCCGTTCGCCGTCGCCGCCGCTCAGCGGCTGGAGGAGGAAAGGCTGCTCGCCGAGGAGGAGCGAGCAGAAGCCCGGCTGGCGCTCGGCGAACACGGCGTCCTCACCGGGGAGCTGGCCGGGCTCGTCTCGCGCCATCCGCTCCGGGAACGGCTCCGCGGCCTGCTGATGCGTGCCCTGTACGCGGCCGGACGGCACAGCGAAGCTCTCGAAGCCTACGCCGAACTGCGTGTCCGCCTGCGTGACGAATCCGGTCTCGAACCGGGCCCGGAGCTCGCGGCGTTGCACCAGGCGATCCTCACCCGCAGTCCGGATCTCGAGCCGGTCCGGGCCGCCCGGCCGGTGCGCGGGAATCTGCCGGAGGCGTTGACCGAACTGATCGGCCGCACGACAGCGGTCAAGGAGGTCGTGGCGCTCGTCACCGACGCGCGGCTGGTCACCCTGACCGGGCCCGGCGGTGTGGGCAAGACCAGGCTCGCCATCGAGGCCGCGTCGAAGCTTCAGATGGGCGATGGCACCTGGCTCGTCGAGCTCGCGGGTCTGGACAACGTCGAGTGCCCGACGTGCCCGCCCGAGGATCTCGTCGCCGTCGTCCTGGCGGCCGTACTGGATCTCCGGGAGGACGCGACGTCGACCGGAACGCTGACCCAGTCGCTGGCCGATGCCTTGCGGGACAAGGAGATCCTGCTCGTACTGGACAACTGCGAACAGATCGTCGAACCGGTCGCCGCGCTGGTGGAAAGGCTGCTCGCGACGGCGCCCCGGCTCCGCGTCCTCGCCACCAGCCAGGAGCCGCTCGGGTTGCCTGGAGAGAACGTCTGGGCGGTGCCGCCGCTGGAGCTGCCCGAGCTGCCGGATTTCGCCGCCGTGCGGGAGTCGAGCGCCGTCCGGCTGTTCGCCGCCCGCGCCGCGGCGGCCGCGCCGGGGTTCGCGCTCGACGCGGAGAACGCGGCCGTGGTCGCCCGGATCTGCCGCACTCTCGACGGTATCCCGCTGGCGCTCGAACTCGCCGCCACCCGGGTCCGGACACTGGGTGTGCACGAACTCTTCGCCCGCCTCGACGACCGCTTCGCCCTGCTGTCCTCGGGCAGGCGAGGCGGGCCGCGTCGCCAGCAGACGCTCCGAGCGATGATCGACTGGAGCTGGAGCCTGTTGAGCGAGCCCGAACAGATCGTGCTGCGCAGGCTCGCCGTCCACGCCGAGGGCTGCGGGCTCGACGCGGCGGAGTCGGTCTGCGCCGGCGGCGAGATCGCCGCCGGCGATGTGCTGGACCTCGTGTCGCGGCTCGTCGACAGGTCGCTGGTGGTCAGCAGGCCTGGCACGTCGGGGGCACCGCGGTTCCGGCTGCTGGAGTCCGTATCGGCATTCGCCTTGGACCACGCCGAGCAGACGGGTGAACTCGACGACCTGTACTTGCGGCACGCCCGTTTCCACGTCGAGCTGGCCGAACGCGGGGACACGGGCCTGCGCGGGAGAGAGCAGCGGCGCTGGCTCGACAGGTTGGACGCCGAAGGAGCCAACATCCGGCGCGCGCTGGAAACACTGCTGCGGCAAGGAGAACATCGGCTCGCGTTGCGGCTGGTGAACGCGACGGCCTGGTTCTGGTTCCTCCGCGGACGGCTCACCGAGGCCAAGCGCTCGCTGGATCTCGTGCTCGGCACCGAGGCCGCCACCGGAGACGAGTACGCGCAGGCGCTCGGCTGGCGAACCGGGATCGCCGTGCTCGACGGCACCGCCACGGAAGGCGCGGCGGAAGAGACCGTATGGGGCATCACCGATCCCCTCGTGCGGGCGCGAACATTGTGGTTCCTCGGCTACGCGTGGTCCACGGTCGGCGACCTGTGCCGGGCGGAGAAGCTCACCCTCGGCGCGTTGGATACCGCCCGCGACCTAGGTGACGACTGGAGCGCCGCCGCCGCGCTGAGCGACAGGGCTGCCCACCTGATCGCCGGGGGCGACCTCACCGGAGGCGGCCGCATCGCCGCGCAGAGCGCCGCCGTCTTCGACGGGCTCGGCGAACGCTGGGGCTGGTTGCAGGCCTCGTTCGTCATCGGCATGCTGGCTTCGATCGCCGGGGACTACGACCACGCCGCCCGCGTCCATCGGGAAAGCCTTCGCCGCGCGGAGGAATTGGAGCTGTGGCCGGAGGTTTCCTACAAACTGTCGTGGCTGGGCCGGACCGCGCTGCTCACAGGTGACTTCGAAGAAGCGAAGGAGTTCCACGAACGGGCCAGGACGCTGGCCGTGGAGCACAGTTTCAAACCCGGTGAGGTCTACGCCGAGACAGGGCTCGCACTCGGCGCCCGACGGCAGGGGCTATTCGAAGAGGCGGAGCAGCGGCTGCTGTCCATATTGGACTGGCATCGCCGGGTGGAGTCCGAAGCGGGCAGCACGCTGATCCTGGCGGAGCTCGGGTTCATCGCCGAGCAACGCGGAGACGCCGTGGCGGCGAAGCGGCTCCACCTGGACGGTCTCGCGATCGCCCGGCACAGCGAGGATCCCCGCGCGATCGCCCTCGGCCTCGAAGGCCTGGCCGGCGCGGAGGCGGCCGACGGCTCGTATCACCTGGCCGCGCGGCTGCTCGGCGCCGCCGCGGCCTCGCGGCGCTCGGTGGGCGCTCCCCTGCCGAAAGCCGAACGCGTCGACGTCGACAGGATCACCGACATGATCGTCGCGGCGATCGGAGAAACCGCATTCTCGGCGGAGAGTCAGGCGGGTGAGGTGACGCCGATCGATCGATTGGTGACGGACAGTCAGTGA
- a CDS encoding LysR family transcriptional regulator, with protein MELQQMRYVVAVAETNSFTRAAQRCLVVQSALSHQIARLERELGARLFERTSRRVRLTTAGEAFLPAARQCLEAAERAGSEVAAAVGEIRGRLTVGVIPTVAAVDVPAALQTFRGRYPHVRIGLRVGASGQLVEQIKDGAIEVAFLGLPVTDRPDGVATCELGRDDLIAVVAPGHPLAVESEVDLKRLSSEVFVDFPAGSAGRAQTDQAFAAAGVTREVAFEVTAADFMARLIHQGLGVALLPSKFVPNLTDVVTVPVRDAPARIEHLVWNRFTSTPAAKAFLEILGVVSETDR; from the coding sequence ATGGAGCTTCAGCAGATGCGGTACGTCGTGGCCGTGGCGGAGACGAACAGTTTCACGCGTGCCGCGCAACGGTGTCTCGTCGTGCAATCGGCGCTGAGCCACCAGATCGCGCGGCTGGAACGGGAACTCGGCGCGCGGCTGTTCGAGCGCACAAGCCGCCGGGTGCGGCTCACCACCGCCGGCGAGGCGTTCCTGCCCGCCGCCCGGCAATGCCTCGAGGCCGCCGAGCGGGCCGGATCGGAGGTCGCGGCGGCCGTCGGCGAGATCCGCGGGCGGCTCACCGTCGGCGTCATCCCGACCGTCGCGGCGGTCGACGTCCCGGCCGCCCTGCAGACCTTCCGCGGCCGGTATCCGCACGTCCGGATCGGGCTGCGGGTCGGGGCGAGCGGGCAGCTGGTGGAGCAGATCAAGGACGGTGCGATCGAGGTCGCGTTCCTCGGCCTCCCGGTGACCGACCGGCCGGACGGCGTGGCCACCTGCGAACTGGGCCGCGACGATCTGATCGCCGTGGTGGCTCCCGGGCACCCTCTCGCCGTCGAGTCCGAAGTGGACTTGAAGCGGCTCTCGTCGGAGGTGTTCGTCGACTTCCCCGCCGGATCCGCGGGACGCGCCCAGACGGATCAGGCCTTCGCCGCGGCGGGAGTGACCCGGGAGGTCGCCTTCGAGGTGACGGCCGCCGACTTCATGGCGCGGCTGATCCATCAGGGATTGGGGGTGGCGCTGCTGCCGTCGAAATTCGTGCCGAACCTGACCGACGTGGTCACCGTGCCGGTGCGGGACGCGCCCGCGCGGATCGAGCACCTCGTCTGGAACCGCTTCACGAGCACTCCGGCGGCGAAGGCCTTCCTGGAGATTCTGGGCGTCGTGAGCGAAACGGACCGCTAG
- a CDS encoding TetR/AcrR family transcriptional regulator, with translation MTRLTRAEQQRRTHEHLLEAGRQVFLRRGFLAATVEEIAADAGYTRGAVYKHFGGKEGLWLAIIEATAEGHLERLRRTLALATGRDDVIAALAPVDVVDKDAAQWSAAAAEVLAATAQQPETAALVAAVQRRHDDEVVSLLAEHARRLRLEPALPLRDAVVMLGALGIGLALRQAVAPAADPAAILTHVLDSVFPPEVT, from the coding sequence ATGACCAGGCTGACACGGGCCGAACAACAGCGGCGCACCCACGAGCACCTGCTGGAGGCGGGGCGTCAGGTCTTCCTGCGGCGCGGCTTCCTGGCGGCGACTGTCGAGGAGATCGCGGCCGACGCCGGGTACACCCGCGGCGCCGTCTACAAGCACTTCGGCGGCAAGGAAGGACTGTGGCTGGCGATCATCGAAGCCACCGCGGAAGGACACTTGGAGCGGTTGAGGAGGACTCTCGCCCTCGCCACCGGCCGGGACGACGTGATCGCGGCCCTGGCCCCTGTCGACGTGGTGGACAAGGATGCCGCCCAATGGAGCGCGGCGGCCGCGGAAGTGCTCGCCGCGACGGCGCAGCAACCGGAAACCGCCGCGCTCGTCGCCGCCGTCCAGCGGCGTCATGACGACGAGGTCGTCTCCCTGCTCGCCGAACATGCGCGGCGGCTCCGCCTCGAACCCGCCTTGCCGCTCCGGGATGCCGTGGTGATGCTGGGCGCTCTGGGCATCGGGCTCGCCCTGCGGCAGGCGGTCGCACCCGCCGCCGATCCCGCCGCCATCCTCACTCACGTGCTGGACTCGGTGTTCCCGCCCGAGGTGACATGA
- a CDS encoding NAD(P)-dependent oxidoreductase, protein MSEHGKTPVTVLGLGAMGTALTEALLAAGHPVTVWNRTAGRAEAVAAKGASVASTVSEALAANQIVIACLLDYDSVHEVLDPVAAELAGRQLINLTNGTPGQAREMGAWAEELGAEYLDGGIMAVPPMIGTPAAFIFYSGSGTVFGRARTALDTFGGANYLGADPGLAPLHDIALLSGMYGYFIGVIQAYALVGSAGVKAREFAPLLRAWIDAMSGFLERSAEQIDDGDYVTDVVSNIGMQAAAYPNLAQAAKDQGISAELLTPLQSLMDRRVADGRSAEDLIGVIELLKK, encoded by the coding sequence ATGAGCGAACACGGCAAGACCCCGGTGACGGTACTGGGGCTGGGCGCGATGGGAACCGCGCTCACAGAGGCACTACTGGCCGCGGGCCATCCGGTCACGGTGTGGAACAGGACCGCGGGCCGCGCCGAAGCGGTGGCGGCGAAGGGAGCTTCGGTCGCTTCGACCGTCTCGGAGGCCCTCGCGGCGAACCAGATCGTGATCGCCTGCCTGCTCGACTACGACTCGGTGCACGAGGTCCTCGACCCGGTGGCCGCCGAGCTCGCGGGCCGGCAGCTGATCAACCTGACCAACGGCACCCCCGGCCAAGCGCGCGAAATGGGTGCTTGGGCCGAAGAACTGGGCGCGGAGTACCTGGACGGCGGGATCATGGCCGTCCCGCCGATGATCGGCACCCCGGCGGCGTTCATCTTCTACAGCGGCTCGGGCACGGTCTTCGGCCGGGCACGCACCGCGCTCGACACCTTCGGCGGCGCCAACTACCTCGGCGCGGACCCGGGGCTGGCACCGCTGCACGACATCGCGCTGCTCAGCGGGATGTACGGGTACTTCATCGGCGTCATCCAGGCGTACGCGCTCGTCGGCTCGGCCGGGGTCAAGGCGCGGGAATTCGCGCCGCTGCTCCGAGCGTGGATCGACGCGATGAGCGGCTTCCTGGAGCGCTCCGCCGAGCAGATCGACGACGGCGACTACGTGACCGACGTCGTGTCGAACATCGGGATGCAGGCGGCCGCCTACCCGAATCTGGCGCAGGCGGCCAAGGACCAGGGCATCAGCGCCGAGTTGCTCACGCCGCTCCAGTCGCTGATGGACCGGCGAGTCGCCGACGGCCGCAGCGCCGAAGACCTGATCGGCGTCATCGAACTCCTCAAAAAGTAA
- a CDS encoding EamA family transporter, with protein MKTLTTTPLAAGLAGTAMTAFAPMVWGTTYVVTTELLPPGHPLFAGLMRALPAGLIVLAITRTLPRGTWWLKAAALGVLNIGLFFPLLFVAAERLPGGVAATLGAAQPLLVAILAVAVLRQSPSAWRFAWGIVGIVGVGLVVIGPAAGFDLVGVLAGLGGAGTMALGVTLTKRWGRPADVGPTAFASWQLTAGGLFLVPVTFLVEGAPPAIDLNAALGYLWLGAIGGLLAYVLWFRGITSLPVTSVAVLGLLSPMVAAVLGAVLLGQSLGPIQLAGFALALASIVAGQITPKSKQEGVVR; from the coding sequence GTGAAAACGCTGACGACCACACCGCTCGCCGCAGGTCTCGCCGGGACGGCGATGACCGCCTTCGCCCCCATGGTCTGGGGGACGACTTACGTGGTCACCACCGAACTCCTCCCGCCGGGACATCCGCTTTTCGCGGGACTCATGCGCGCCTTGCCCGCCGGCCTGATCGTGCTCGCCATCACCCGTACCCTTCCGCGCGGCACCTGGTGGTTGAAGGCCGCAGCGCTCGGCGTCCTCAACATCGGGTTGTTCTTCCCCCTGCTGTTCGTCGCCGCCGAACGGCTGCCAGGCGGAGTCGCGGCCACGCTCGGCGCCGCCCAGCCGCTGCTCGTCGCGATCCTCGCCGTGGCCGTGTTGCGCCAGAGCCCTTCCGCGTGGCGGTTCGCCTGGGGGATCGTCGGGATCGTGGGTGTCGGCTTGGTGGTGATCGGACCCGCGGCGGGCTTCGACCTCGTCGGGGTGCTCGCCGGACTCGGCGGCGCGGGCACCATGGCGCTCGGCGTCACGCTCACCAAACGATGGGGACGCCCCGCTGACGTCGGGCCGACCGCGTTCGCCTCGTGGCAGCTCACCGCGGGCGGGTTGTTCCTGGTGCCGGTGACCTTCCTGGTCGAAGGCGCACCGCCCGCGATCGACCTGAACGCGGCCCTTGGCTACCTCTGGCTCGGAGCGATCGGCGGTCTGCTCGCCTACGTCCTCTGGTTCCGCGGCATCACGTCCTTGCCGGTCACCTCGGTCGCGGTCCTCGGCCTGCTCTCGCCGATGGTCGCCGCGGTGCTCGGCGCCGTGCTGCTCGGTCAGTCGCTCGGACCGATCCAGCTCGCCGGGTTCGCGCTCGCCCTGGCCTCGATCGTGGCAGGCCAGATCACCCCGAAGAGCAAGCAGGAAGGCGTTGTCCGATGA
- a CDS encoding NAD(P)-dependent oxidoreductase encodes MKIAVVGASGMAGSRIVAEAVSRGHHVTAVFRRTPPAVPHPDVEVVRGDVTDTGHMSAVFGGVDAVVGATRPAPGAEDTVAATVTALLDAAAGTRVLVVGGAGPLRSPSGGLVIDDPAFVPPAWRTIASASTSQLRACEAHAGDWVYLSPPAILEPGVRTGGYRRGTTTILTAEDGSSGISAEDLAVAVVDELENPGQDRHFTVGY; translated from the coding sequence ATGAAGATCGCCGTCGTCGGAGCGTCGGGAATGGCGGGTTCCCGAATCGTCGCCGAGGCCGTTTCCCGCGGACACCACGTCACCGCCGTCTTTCGCCGCACTCCACCGGCAGTTCCGCATCCGGACGTGGAAGTCGTACGCGGCGACGTCACCGATACCGGCCACATGAGCGCGGTATTCGGGGGAGTCGATGCCGTCGTGGGCGCGACGAGACCCGCACCCGGCGCCGAAGACACGGTCGCCGCCACGGTCACGGCCCTGCTCGACGCCGCGGCGGGCACTCGCGTCCTGGTCGTCGGCGGCGCCGGACCGTTGCGGTCGCCGTCCGGCGGGCTGGTGATCGACGATCCGGCGTTCGTGCCGCCGGCGTGGCGGACCATCGCCTCCGCCAGTACGAGCCAACTCCGGGCATGCGAGGCCCACGCGGGCGACTGGGTGTATCTCAGTCCGCCCGCGATACTCGAGCCCGGGGTCAGGACCGGGGGTTACCGACGGGGAACGACGACCATCCTCACCGCGGAGGACGGATCGTCCGGGATATCGGCGGAGGATCTCGCGGTCGCCGTCGTGGACGAGCTCGAGAATCCGGGCCAGGACCGGCATTTCACCGTCGGGTACTGA